The proteins below come from a single Argentina anserina chromosome 1, drPotAnse1.1, whole genome shotgun sequence genomic window:
- the LOC126803868 gene encoding uncharacterized protein LOC126803868, whose translation MYFDGSNTDHLSGAGVALVSPSGARHCYSFQLEWKCTNNQAEYEAVIIGLELLLDLEVTEVEVLDVVLDYIPREQNIAANEGAHLATGIRLADGIRERILKVQRRTLPSFMARKEVKDEWLVAVIDSIDVDWRQPIIQYLTDPSAPVDKRVRYFATNYVLRGDELLRRAEDSLYLRCIYGAETKRTASALHRVDRVSNAWTSPAYARRFSATNIKPWPGRGWALDFIGEIHPNSSLQHKHILLATDFFTNWVEAIPVKTTSSEVITDFIFKYIITRYGIPECLVADRGASFMAEKTQKFLADYGIKFLHSSPYYAQSNGQAEASNWVIMSILKRILDANPRSWHTELDHTLWAYRTSKQTPTGTTPYTLMYGHDAVLPIEINVQSLRVREQHQLIGEDYVQDMYQEHENLDSRWMEALNSLIT comes from the exons ATGTATTTTGATGGCAGCAACACTGATCATTTATCCGGAGCAGGTGTTGCATTGGTTAGCCCCTCTGGAGCAAGACATTGTTATTCCTTTCAACTAGAATGGAAGTGCACTAACAATCAAGCAGAATATGAAGCAGTCATCATTGGACTGGAACTTTTGCTTGATCTAGAAGTAACAGAGGTGGAAGTATTAG ACGTGGTGCTTGATTATATTCCTAGGGAACAAAACATTGCTGCCAATGAAGGAGCACATTTGGCTACTGGTATCCGCTTAGCAGATGGCATTCGCGAGAGGATTTTAAAGGTTCAAAGACGCACATTACCTTCCTTTATGGCAAGGAAAGAAGTTAAAGATGAATGGTTGGTGGCTGTTATTGACTCTATTGATGTAGATTGGCGACAACCAATTATCCAGTACCTTACTGATCCTTCTGCACCTGTGGACAAGAGGGTTAGATATTTTGCTACTAACTATGTTCTTCGAGGTGATGAACTCTTGCGCAGAGCAGAAGACAGCTTGTACCTGAGATGCATCTATGGAGCTGAGACTAAGAG GACTGCATCAGCTTTGCACAGGGTTGATCGAGTGTCAAATGCATGGACCAGTCCAGCATATGCCAGACGTTTCTCTGCAACCAATATTAAACCTTGGCCAGGTCGCGGCTGGGCTTTAGACTTCATTGGGGAGATTCATCCAAATTCTTCCTTACAGCACAAGCACATTCTACTTGCTACAGATTTCTTCACCAACTGGGTAGAGGCTATACCAGTCAAGACAACATCTTCAGAGGTGATAACTGACTTtatcttcaaatatattatcacCAGATATGGCATCCCAGAGTGTTTGGTAGCAGACAGGGGGGCAAGTTTCATGGCTGAAAAGACTCAGAAGTTCTTAGCTGATTATGGAATCAAGTTTCTCCATTCTAGTCCTTATTATGCTCAATCGAATGGCCAAGCAGAAGCTAGCAACTGGGTCATTATgtctatactcaaacgaatATTGGATGCAAATCCTCGATCTTGGCACACAGAGTTGGATCACACGTTATGGGCTTATAGAACTTCCAAACAAACTCCAACTGGTACTACACCTTATACCTTGATGTATGGACATGATGCAGTGCTTCCTATTGAGATTAATGTTCAGTCACTGAGGGTTCGCGAGCAGCACCAGTTGATTGGTGAAGACTATGTCCAGGATATGTATCAAGAACATGAAAACTTGGATTCTCGATGGATGGAAGCTTTAAACAGTCTTATTacataa
- the LOC126803879 gene encoding protein FAR-RED IMPAIRED RESPONSE 1-like — translation MQNAVSTFISEARHRLCAWHIGKNVKQHLKDVDTQNDFFHLTFAGLTISEWESQWNYFVTMNQLENNSWVNSMYDRRQRWAEAFFRDQFFGGVCSTQRCERMHRNLRGGIGRYMRLFEVLPCMEKNKDRIRNRCLHDDYRSEQFQPVYGTHLRTLEEEIGKKFTHDVFLLIRDQIMYERSFVVRDDGVDNETGVSSFMISHCEKRERQWIVSCNNNENSLVKKRWIKEATAERTLLSSGLSSVVQLARYGDLMSDCAKFCHLASFSAEGYEKTKEVISQLVIRGQKYRVANQNTSQFDSHKGLHPNVVKDPIVFKSKSNKSKTCGVKKKKGCRCGACKKRGHDRRTCGREMAREKKEVVTKLRAAQRPKVLLKNPIQIAVMLMLPPVRWTKVMLPVMMTMKTT, via the exons ATGCAGAATGCAGTAAGTACTTTTATATCGGAGGCTAGACACCGTCTGTGTGCATGGCACATTGGGAAAAATGTGAAACAACATTTGAAAGATGTGGATACACAAAATGACTTCTTCCATTTGACCTTTGCCGGATTGACTATTAGTGAATGGGAGTCGCAATGGAATTATTTTGTGACAATGAACCAGTTGGAAAACAACAGTTGGGTCAATAGTATGTATGACAGACGCCAGAGGTGGGCAGAGGCCTTTTTCCGAGACCAATTCTTTGGGGGAGTATGCAGCACACAACGATGTGAGAGAATGCATCGAAATTTGAGAGGAGGGATTGGACGTTATATGCGGTTGTTTGAGGTGTTGCCTTGCATGGAGAAAAATAAGGACAGAATAAGGAATCGGTGCCTACATGATGACTACCGATCTGAGCAATTTCAACCCGTGTACGGCACACATTTGCGAACCTTGGAAGAGGAGATAGGGAAGAAATTCACTCATGACGTTTTTTTGTTAATAAGGGATCAAATTATGTATGAGAGGAGCTTTGTTGTTAGAGATGATGGTGTTGATAATGAAACCGGTGTATCATCGTTCATGATCTCCCATTGTGAAAAGCGGGAGCGGCAGTGGATTGTGTCATGCAACAACAATGAGA ATTCCCTTGTGAAAAAGAGGTGGATAAAGGAAGCCACTGCCGAGAGGACTTTATTGAGTTCGGGATTATCCAGTGTTGTTCAGCTTGCTCGATATGGTGATTTGATGTCGGATTGTGCAAAATTTTGTCATCTTGCTTCTTTTAGCGCCGAGGGGTATGAAAAAACCAAGGAAGTCATTAGCCAGTTGGTAATTCGTGGTCAGAAATACCGTGTTGCAAACCAGAATACCTCCCAATTTGATAGTCATAAAGGGCTTCACCCCAACGTCGTCAAGGACCCTATTGTGTTCAAGAGTAAAAGTAATAAATCAAAGACATGTGgagttaaaaagaaaaaaggatgTAGATGTGGAGCTTGTAAAAAGAGAGGACATGACCGGCGAACTTGTGGGAGAGAGATGGCAAGGGAGAAAAAGGAGGTGGTGACAAAGCTAAGGGCAGCTCAGCGACCGAAAGTGTTACTGAAAAATCCGATACAAATAGCAGTGATGCTGATGCTGCCTCCAGTGAGATGGACCAAAGTAATGCTACCAGTAATGATGACGATGAAGACGACATAG